In a single window of the Bactrocera dorsalis isolate Fly_Bdor chromosome 2, ASM2337382v1, whole genome shotgun sequence genome:
- the LOC125775326 gene encoding probable cytochrome P450 313a4, whose product MSALIGIETLIITVIVLILSAGWSLYEKRKYYSSVTSKLPTLYGIPFIGHAYQFINLNKLYRNISLNIDTFKQLTGCLWVANTAFIVTVDPEVIKHVTTSPIFLNKATDLYKHFHNGVINGLVVSPAKKWKINRKAITPFLAHNNIMAFFTYFNENAINMKNRLTKLAGQGEQDIFTIIKECGLQLSLLTIMGIKMEEDDETYRGIVDAFNVLLDLMAKNSIYSSVGLGFLSNTPQYNRYRELLRDFVRSLIKQNLSRKNDSEAKNNFEEDKQTMIDLALKSLRQGVFSEKDVEIECFTMIAASYETSVSAAYTCLMTLAMHPEIQERVFQEICSVFPNGIITVEYDDLKNLPYFDMCIADALRLAPPIPYIGREAIHDTELCPGLKVPKNMQVVIPIYELHRRKEIWGPDAHHFNPDNFLPENIAKRHPSSYMVFSKGPRNCIGFRYAEISLRIILLHALRNLKFSTTFRFEDIVHQPKVTLSYKVEPPISIEIRAN is encoded by the exons ATGAGTGCCTTAATTGGTATAGAAACGCTGATTATAACGGTAATCGTTCTGATACTCTCTGCCGGTTGGAGTTTGTATGAAAAGCGAAAGTACTATAGCAGTGTAACCTCCAAGTTGCCCACGCTTTACGGCATTCCTTTTATCGGGCATGCTTATCAATTTATTAATCTAAATA AATTGTACCGTAATATCAGTCTTAACATCGATACCTTTAAACAATTAACTGGTTGCTTGTGGGTAGCCAACACAGCGTTCATCGTTACCGTCGATCCTGAGGTTATCAAGCATGTCACCACCTCGCCTATATTCCTCAACAAAGCCACAGATTTGTATAAACACTTCCATAACGGCGTAATAAATGGTCTCGTCGTAAGTCCAG caaagaaatggaaaatcaaTCGCAAGGCTATAACCCCATTCCTCGCACATAATAATATCATGGCATTCTTtacatatttcaatgaaaatgcaattaataTGAAGAACAGACTGACAAAGCTGGCCGGACAAGGGGAGCAggatatttttacaattatcaAGGAATGTGGCTTGCAATTGAGTCTGT TAACTATTATGGGCATCAAGATGGAAGAAGATGATGAGACGTACAGGGGAATTGTGGATGCATTTAATGT CTTGCTTGATCTCATGGCAAAGAACTCCATATACAGTTCGGTGGGTCTAGGTTTTCTATCCAATACTCCACAATATAACAGGTACCGTGAATTACTACGAGACTTTGTGCGATCT CTGATTAAACAAAACCTTTCACGAAAAAATGATTCTGAGGCCAAAAACAATTTCGAAGAGGACAAACAAACGATGATTGATTTAGCGCTGAAGTCCTTGCGTCAGGGAGTATTCAGCGAAAAGGATGTGGAAATCGAGTGTTTCACAATGATTGCTGCG TCTTACGAAACCTCGGTTAGTGCGGCGTACACTTGCCTTATGACGTTGGCTATGCATCCCGAAATACAAGAACGTGTTTTCCAAGAGATTTGCTCCGTATTTCCCAACGGTATCATAACCGTAGAGTATGACGACCTAAAGAATCTTCCATATTTTGATATGTGTATAGCAGATGCATTACGTTTGGCTCCGCCAATACCCTACATTGGACGCGAAGCTATACATGACACCGAACTCTGTCCAGGCCTAAAAGTACCGAAAAATATGCAAGTGGTTATACCAATTTATGAATTGCATAGGCGTAAGGAAATTTGGGGTCCCGACGCACACCATTTCAATCCGGATAACTTTTTGCCCGAGAACATTGCAAAGCGGCACCCAAGTTCTTACATGGTTTTCTCGAAAGGCCCACGCAACTGCATAG GCTTTCGTTATGCTGAAATCTCGTTACGTATCATATTGCTACATGCGCTgcgcaatttaaaattttcgacaaCTTTTAGATTTGAAGACATCGTTCATCAGCCAAAAGTAACATTGAGTTATAAAGTCGAACCGCCAATAAGCATAGAGATTAGAGCAAACTAG